One region of Scophthalmus maximus strain ysfricsl-2021 chromosome 15, ASM2237912v1, whole genome shotgun sequence genomic DNA includes:
- the LOC118286686 gene encoding LOW QUALITY PROTEIN: zinc finger MYM-type protein 1-like (The sequence of the model RefSeq protein was modified relative to this genomic sequence to represent the inferred CDS: deleted 2 bases in 1 codon) has translation MNPDYDLDYNTTSTDQPRERMMGKFRKLVRHFKWLEYSARKDVAFCFACRVFGKNLRKDAVMNEAKGVPGTYCGSYLLLEEARNSILDETDESENKGNFLECMTLLRTCDPFLQRYTPPSNTTYLNTSSNSQNEMIESCSHDVTATIVSEMRESKMYAIMADEARDGKTEQLAFCVRYVSVEGAVKERFLALTEMPQFDATSITAAIENQLIEKGIDQLVCVAQTYDRAAITSGDVGSVQAHFQKQHPEAIYVHCYAHELNLVLCHTCRAVSEAKDFFNMLESLYSFFSVSLLNHHKFVDGQKKLGLQA, from the exons ATGAATCCAGACTACGACCTGGACTACAACACCACATCCACAGACCAGCCAAGGGAAAGGATGATGGGTAAATTTCG AAAACTGGTTAGACATTTTAAATGGCTGGAATACTCTGCTAGAAAAGATGTTGCTTTCTGCTTTGCTTGTAGGGTATTTGGTAAAAATCTCAGAAAGGATGCAGTAATGAATGAggca AAGGGAGTACCTGGAACATATTGTGGCAGTTACCTGCTTCTTGAGGAAGCAAGGAATAGCATCCTTGATGAAACGGATGAGAGCGAGAATAAAGGCAATTTCCTAGAGTGCATGACACTTTTGAGAACGTGTGATCCGTTCTTGCAGAGGTATACACCCCCATCAAACACCACATACCTCAACACCTCATCTAACAGTCAGAATGAGATGATAGAAAGTTGTTCACACGATGTAACTGCAACTATTGTCAGTGAGATGAGGGAATCAAAGATGTATGCCATTATGGCTGATGAGGCCAGAGATGGAAAGACAGAGCAGTTGGCATTCTGTGTGAGGTATGTTTCTGTGGAGGGTGCAGTTAAAGAGAGGTTCCTAGCCCTTACAGAGATGCCACAGTTTGATGCTACATCAATAACAGCTGCAATTGAGAATCAATTGATAGAGAAAGGAATTGATCAGTTAGTATGTGTGGCACAGACCTACGACAGGGCAGCTATCACGAGTGGGGATGTTGGGAGTGTACAAGCCCATTTTCAAAAGCAGCACCCTGAGGCG ATATATGTGCATTGCTACGCACATGAGTTGAATCTTGTCTTATGTCACACATGCAGAGCTGTTTCTGAAGCCAAAGACTTCTTCAACATGCTGGAAAGTCTCTATTCTTTCTTTAGTGTCTCACTTCTGAACCACCATAAGTTTGTTGATGGTCAAAAGAAGTTAGGATTGCAGGCTTGA